A genomic region of Chelonia mydas isolate rCheMyd1 chromosome 9, rCheMyd1.pri.v2, whole genome shotgun sequence contains the following coding sequences:
- the LOC102929306 gene encoding 40-kDa huntingtin-associated protein yields the protein MAAAGGSGPAGPGGLGAAGPGGGWDGDFLARYRLVSAKLRKRFLRKPNVSEAAEQFGVLARELRAQESLPYAAWCQLAVARCAQSLFHGPGEAQALTEAARLFLRQERDLQQRLSLSGGFAEHLQASHSCFAFAARLHLELGQPALAAGLCLELGSALRDMEQPGQAAPHFQRAAELLAAAELPLEALRCLGELASCLLLTRDYDGALAALTQAQLLAQAGPSPPSGAFLEVLVRCEVSRVLLLLLLQPPPPKLLPEHAQTLEKYCWEAFESGAGAGQLPQAGYLPPGLFLLLQSTVMACQEKDLEALKVLQAELWPLLSPEQNHLLHLVLQEMISPSGHGA from the coding sequence ATGGCGGCGGCGGGTGGCTCGGGCCCAGCTGGCCCCGGGGGACTGGGGGCGGCCGGCCCCGGCGGGGGCTGGGACGGGGACTTCCTGGCGCGGTACCGGCTGGTGTCGGCCAAGCTGCGGAAGCGGTTCCTGCGGAAGCCGAACGTGTCGGAGGCGGCGGAGCAGTTCGGGGTGCTGGCCCGGGAGCTGCGGGCCCAGGAAAGCCTGCCCTACGCCGCCTGGTGCCAGCTGGCCGTGGCCCGCTGCGCCCAGAGCCTCTTCCACGGGCCCGGCGAGGCGCAGGCCCTGACCGAGGCCGCTCGCCTCTTCCTGCGCCAGGAGCGGGACCTGCAGCAGCGGCTGAGCCTGAGCGGCGGCTTCGCCGAGCATCTGCAGGCCTCGCACAGCTGCTTCGCCTTCGCCGCCCGCCTGCACCTGGAACTGGGGCAGCCGGCGCTGGCGGCAGGGCTCTGCCTGGAGCTGGGCTCGGCGCTGCGGGACATGGAGCAACCTGGCCAGGCCGCCCCGCACTTCCAGCGCGCTGCCGAGCTGCTGGCAGCCGCCGAGCTGCCCTTGGAGGCGCTGCGCTGCCTGGGAGAGctggcctcctgcctgctgctcacCCGCGACTACGACGGGGCCCTAGCAGCGCTcacccaggcccagctgctggcccaggCCGGGCCCAGCCCGCCCAGTGGTGCCTTCCTGGAGGTGTTGGTGCGCTGCGAGGTGTCCCgggtgctgctgctcctgctgctccagCCGCCGCCTCCCAAGCTGCTGCCCGAGCATGCCCAGACCCTGGAGAAATACTGCTGGGAGGCCTtcgagagtggggcgggggctgggcagcTCCCCCAGGCAGGGTACCTGCCCCCTGgcctcttcctcctgctgcagTCCACTGTCATGGCCTGTCAGGAGAAGGACCTGGAGGCACTCAaggtgctgcaggcagagctctggccaCTGCTCAGCCCTGAACAGAACCACCTGCTCCACCTGGTGCTTCAAGAGATGATCAGCCCCTCTGGACACGGGGCCTGA